GCATGAGGTACCTCGCGATCGCCGCACTCATCTTCGCTGGAGCAGCCTGGCCATCGAGCGCGGCGAACGTCGAGCTCGTCTCTTCCGACCTGAGTGCCGTGGTCGTGCGGTGCGTCTCGGAAGAGCCGGTCCTCCGGGACTTCGCGGCCGACGGCATCCCGTACGCGGTCGTCCGGCTCGACGGCGCAGACCAGCTCGGCATCCAGGGCGCCCCGAACCTCCCGGTGCTCACCGTCCGCTTGGCCGTCCCCGAGTGCCGCCGCGTGCGGCACGTAGCGACGACCTCGGGCGGAGGCCGCATCGACGAAGTTCGGCCGTCACCCGAGCCGACGTTGCTGCCGGTCGAGGAGGGACACCCCAGCGAGTCGACCTGGCTCGAGGGGCCGGTCTACGAGGGAGAGGGACTCTGGCCCGAGACTCCGGCCGTCGTGACGGAGCCCCTCTATTTCGCGACCCAGAGGGTCGTTGAGGTCGAGTTCACGCCGTGTCGGTACGACCGTTCCTCGGGCGCGCTTGTGTGGGACCGCGTCGTCGAGGTCACGCTGACCTTCGAAGACGTCGTCGACGCGCCGCCGCCGCGCGGCGACCTGCCGCGGCGGGAGCGGCTGCTCCGCTCCGCCGTGCTGAACTACGGTTCCGGTCGCGCATGGCGCAGGGCGTGGCCGCTCGAGCGGAGCGGCAGACCGGACGACTACTACGATGACGCGTCGAATTGGGCGAGGCTGAAGATCGAGACCTCGGGTGTTCACCGCGTGTCCTACTCGGACCTCGACGCTCTCGGCGCGGCCGCGTCGAGCATCGACCCGTCGACATTCAGGGTCTTCTCCGGAGGCGGCCTTCCCATTCCGGAGAGCGTCACCGAGCCGCGGCCGGAGTGGATGCAGGAGTGCGCGATCCACGTCGACGACGGCGGAGACGGGAGCTTCGACGCGGGCGACGGCGTCGTCTTCCATGCGCTCGCCTCGGACGCGTGGTCCGACGAGCTGGAGATCGCCGACCCGGACGAGCCCTTCTTCGAGAACCCCTACACCTCGACGTCGGTCTACTGGCTTGCCTGGGAGAGCGGCGGGAGCAGCTCGACCTTCACCGATCCGCCGAGACGCGCCGCGACCGAGCCCGACCCCGGAGCGGCGGACAGGGCGGTTTCGAACTACCGCGCAAGGGTTCACTTTGAGGAGAACGTCTACGAACGGCAGGGGCGCGGAGACAACTGGTTCTGGTACGAGATGAAGCAGCAGGGCGACTACGAGGAGCGCTACTTCCACGAGATCCTGTCCGGCGTGCAGACCGATTCGACCGGAACGCTCCGCGGACGCGTCGACGGCAGCTCGAGCGACGTCTTCGTTTCGCCCGACCACATCGCCGAGTTCTATCTGAACGACCAGCTTGCCGACATCGGCGAGTGGGACGGATACGGAACCTACACGTTCGAGACGTCGGGGCTCCCGATGCGGGAGGGTTACAACACCTACCTCGTGGTCGTCCCGCGGGAGGACGACGATCACGAGGAGGACTACATCCTGATCGACTGGTTCGAGCTTCTCTACTGGAGGGAACTCGTCGCCGACGCGGGCAGGGCGAGGTTCGGCAGCTCCGGTCGGACAGGGGCCGTGGAGTATCTCGTGGACGGGTTCTCCGATGCGGACGTGAGCGTCTACCGGCTCGACGGCAAGTACGATCTGACGGTCGTGGGCGGCGTGGCGACGAGCGCGAGCCCGAACGGCTACGAGGCGACGTTCGTCTCCGAGGTCGCCGACACGGCCTCGTACGAGGTCGTTCAGGACGGCGCGTGGCTCGTGCCCGACATCGAGATCGACGCGTTCGGCGATCTGAGAACCCCGAACGGGGCCGACTATCTCATGATCGTCTACGACGGCTTCTACGACGAGGCCCTGCGCCTGGCGGCCTTCCGGCAGACCGCCGAGGGAGGCGGCTTCTCGGTGCGGGCGACGCGACTCTCTGACGTCTACGACGAGTTCTCCTGGGGCATGATCGACCCGACGGCGATCCGGGACTATCTCAAGCACACCTGGGAGTCGAGCGACCCGCCCCCGACGCACACCCTGCTGGTCGGGGACGCTTCGTCCGACTACCGGCAGTACCTCGCCTCGAGCACCGAGTGCTATCTCCCGACCCACTACTCGGGCGGGTCCTACTGGCCGGCCGAGTTCTGGTTCGTCGGCTTCGACGCCGTGGCCGGGTACCTGCCCGCCATGGCGCTCGGACGTCTGCCTGCCCGGTCGTCCTCGGAGCTTTCGGACATGGTCGACAAGATCACCGGCTACGTGACCGACCGGGAGGAGGGGCTCTGGCACAACAGGGCGATCCTGGTCTCAGACGACCAGTTCAAGGGTGCGGAGGCGCAGAGCAACTGCTGCGAGTTCTTTCACACGGAGCAGTGCGAGGAACTGGCCCGCGAGAAGCTGCCGTTCCCGTTGGACCGCCGGAAGATCTACCTCTTCGAGTACGAGCGCGACGGCACGGGCATCAATAAGCCCGGCGCGCGGGCCGACTTCCTGGAGGCCTGGAACGAGGGCGCCGTGCTCGTCAACTACACAGGCCACGGATCCGAGATCGTCATGGCCCACGAGAACGTGTTTCTCTACGACGACGCCTATTCGCTCGAGAACGACTCGATGCTCCCGCTCTTCTTCGCGGCCTCGTGCAGGCTGAATAAGTTCGATCAGTCGACCGTCGATTCGATGGGCGAGCTTTTCGCGAAGCTCGCCTCACGAGGTTCGATCGCATCGATCGGCAGCACGAGGGACTCGGG
This sequence is a window from Candidatus Effluviviaceae Genus V sp.. Protein-coding genes within it:
- the porU gene encoding type IX secretion system sortase PorU, whose protein sequence is MRYLAIAALIFAGAAWPSSAANVELVSSDLSAVVVRCVSEEPVLRDFAADGIPYAVVRLDGADQLGIQGAPNLPVLTVRLAVPECRRVRHVATTSGGGRIDEVRPSPEPTLLPVEEGHPSESTWLEGPVYEGEGLWPETPAVVTEPLYFATQRVVEVEFTPCRYDRSSGALVWDRVVEVTLTFEDVVDAPPPRGDLPRRERLLRSAVLNYGSGRAWRRAWPLERSGRPDDYYDDASNWARLKIETSGVHRVSYSDLDALGAAASSIDPSTFRVFSGGGLPIPESVTEPRPEWMQECAIHVDDGGDGSFDAGDGVVFHALASDAWSDELEIADPDEPFFENPYTSTSVYWLAWESGGSSSTFTDPPRRAATEPDPGAADRAVSNYRARVHFEENVYERQGRGDNWFWYEMKQQGDYEERYFHEILSGVQTDSTGTLRGRVDGSSSDVFVSPDHIAEFYLNDQLADIGEWDGYGTYTFETSGLPMREGYNTYLVVVPREDDDHEEDYILIDWFELLYWRELVADAGRARFGSSGRTGAVEYLVDGFSDADVSVYRLDGKYDLTVVGGVATSASPNGYEATFVSEVADTASYEVVQDGAWLVPDIEIDAFGDLRTPNGADYLMIVYDGFYDEALRLAAFRQTAEGGGFSVRATRLSDVYDEFSWGMIDPTAIRDYLKHTWESSDPPPTHTLLVGDASSDYRQYLASSTECYLPTHYSGGSYWPAEFWFVGFDAVAGYLPAMALGRLPARSSSELSDMVDKITGYVTDREEGLWHNRAILVSDDQFKGAEAQSNCCEFFHTEQCEELAREKLPFPLDRRKIYLFEYERDGTGINKPGARADFLEAWNEGAVLVNYTGHGSEIVMAHENVFLYDDAYSLENDSMLPLFFAASCRLNKFDQSTVDSMGELFAKLASRGSIASIGSTRDSGASQNASLNRSFYSHMFGGQQTNATPVLDIGSSLQAAFSATSSWSNNTKFMLVGDPGTVLATPSGTGEFTEPDFEPMRRRDTVTVAGQNDGASGGRDGVVVLAAHESADTSGYIHEFQSTPTYHVDYRLPGRRMFEGPVGISGGELSADFVVSALANEGPYGRVRAYFYGTDVDGVYSYEDVALRDSVATSDVTGPEIDTGVQSGAVVPGSTITIAIEDESGINLVDSGGAHGIVLRVDGGDSTALTDRFLYDLGSSTRGTIEYALGDLGVGSHSISVSASDNMGNRTVETTSFSVLSSLDFDIRNVANYPNPFPAGSSEGTHIMFQLPSPAEVDIDIFTVGGRRIRMIHGIDATAGANQVYWDGRDQEGDEIANGVYLYRIHATSDEYRGDRVEAVGRAVVMR